A genomic window from Yarrowia lipolytica chromosome 1D, complete sequence includes:
- a CDS encoding uncharacterized protein (Compare to YALI0D00110g, no similarity), with translation MSKFYFQGDESWKGEMSRMTLKPVYNTSTLVPLSSVFSKVVTQMVFRMDTAGLVSYYLTPPASTDTAPGHSKCTTTLENDSGDIFKQITHTPGSTHTVQGILPVQYSSLFELRGLLPVQYVLYSMTYHGIEGSDKRQQKLFCAGTPTLVSTNVDPGNKMGSLVFQT, from the coding sequence ATGAGCAAGTTCTATTTCCAGGGAGATGAATCTTGGAAGGGTGAAATGTCACGAATGACTCTCAAGCCTGTGtataatacaagtaccctTGTTCCCCTGTCCTCTGTGTTCAGCAAGGTAGTTACACAAATGGTGTTCCGAATGGACACGGCTGGTTTGGTCTCCTATTACCTCACACCTCCAGcctccacagacaccgCGCCTGGACATTCAAAATGTACCACGACCCTTGAGAACGACAGCGGAGATATTTTTAAGCAGATAACGCACACACCGGGCTCAACCCACACTGTTCAGGGGATACTtccggtacagtactcatCACTTTTCGAACTCAGAGGGCTACTtccggtacagtatgtactgtactccaTGACTTATCACGGGATTGAAGGTTCTGACAAACGCCAACAGAAGTTATTTTGTGCAGGTACACCTACTCTTGTCTCCACCAACGTTGACCCAGGAAATAAGATGGGGTCCTTGGTCTTTCAAACTTGA